Genomic DNA from Thermoanaerobaculia bacterium:
AGAAGCTGCCGCAGCTCGGAAGCGGGGTCTTCCTGGCGCCTTCCGCCGATCTCGCAGGAGAGATCGAGGTGGGGGACGACAGCTCGTTCTGGTTTCACACCGCGGCGCGGGGCGACGTGAACTGGATCCGGGTCGGGGCGCGGACCAGCGTCCAGGACGGCACCATCCTGCACGTCACGCACGAGCGCTTTCCGCTGCTCATCGGGGATGACGTCGTCATCGGCCACAGCTGCATGATCCACGGCTGCACACTTGCGGACGCCTGTCTGGTGGGCATCGGAGCGCGGGTCCTCGACGGCGCGGTGGTCGAAAGCGGCGCCCAGGTGGGCGCCGGGGCCGTCGTGCCGCCCGGGATGCGGGTGCCGGCGGGGCAACTCGCGCTCGGCGTGCCGGCGAAGATCGTCCGGCCGCTCTCCGATGCCGAGCGCGAAGCGATCCGCGAGATCGCCCGGCGTTACGTCCGGGTCAAGAACGAGTATCTCGCGACACTGGGCAGGGGCTTCTGAGGAGGGTGAAGATGGCGCAGCGCTTCCAGGCACCGAAGGGCACGCGCGACATCCTGCCCGCCGACTCGGCCCTCTGGGCCGCCGTCGAGGCCGTGGCGCGGGCGGTCTTCGGTCGCTACGGCTTCCGCGAGATCCGCACCCCGATCTTCGAGGAGACCGAGCTCTTCGCGCGCGGCGTCGGCGAGTCGTCCGACATCGTCGGCAAGGAGATGTACTCGTTCGTGGACAAGGGCGACCGCAATCTGACGCTGCGCCCCGAGAACACGGCTGCGGTCGTGCGGGCCTACGTCGAGCACGGCATGGCGCGGCAGCCGCAGCCGGTGAAGCTCTTCTACATCGGCCCGCAGTTCCGCTACGAGCGGCCGCAGAAGGGCCGCTATCGCCAGTTCCACCAGATCGGTGCCGAGCTCCTTGGCGGCAAGGGCGCGGAATCGGACGCCGAAGTCCTGCTGATGCTCGTCGCGCTCCTGGGCGAGCTCGGATTCCGGGACCTCAAGGTGCTGATCAACACGGTCGGCGACGAGGCCTCCCGTTCCGCCTACAGGGAGGCCCTGGTCGGCTATCTCGAGTCGCATCGCGAGAAGCTCAGCGACGAGAGCCTCCGGCGCCTGTCGACGAATCCGCTGCGCATCCTGGACAGCAAGAGTCCCCAGGAGCAGGAGCTCCTTGCCGGGGCGCCGCAACTGCGCGACTCGCTGACGGGAGAGAGCCGCGCCCACTTCGCGGCGGTCTGCGCCGCCTTGCAGCAGTTCGACGTCGCCTTCGAGGTTTCGCCGCGGCTGGTGCGCGGCCTGGACTACTACACCAATACCGTCTTCGAGATCGTCTCCGAGGGCCTGGGGTCGCAGAACGCGATCTGCGGCGGCGGGGCCTACGAGGGGCTGGTGGAGGAGCTGGGCGGCTCGCCGACCTATGGCGTCGGTTTCGCCATCGGCGAAGACCGGCTGCTCGATGTGCTGCCCGCCGACTCGCCGGCGCGCCGGGCCGGCCTGTTTCTCTCTGTCGGACCGGTGGTGGTCACCGACTCGGAAAAGCTTCCAGTAAAAGAAGGCGAGACTTCGACGGTGTTCGGACTGGTCGAGAGGTTGCGGCGTTCCGGGATTCCGTCGGTCGAAGGGGCAGGAAAGCAGGAGAAGGTCTACGAACGCGCCGTGGCGATGCTTTCTCCCGCCATCGTGTACATCGGTGAACGACGACCCGGCGACGGCGCCTGCAATGTCCGCATCCTTTCGACCGGCGAGCGCCTGCAACTCGACGAGTCGGAGCTCGCGCCGACTCTGAAGAGATTTTTTCCCTTTACTGGAGCTTTTGAGAGCCCTGCGCCCGCGATGTCGTTGCCCGCGGATGCGGTCGCCGATGTGGACGAAGAGTGAGCATGCCCTACGGGCACGAGGTGAGGTCATGAAGCGCAGAGGAGCAGGAACGCTGTCGCGTGCGGATATCGGATCGAAGGTCCTGTTGAAGGCCTGGGTGCAGCGGCGTCGCGACCATGGCGGCGTCCTCTTTCTCGACCTCCGGGACCGGAGCGGCGTCGCTCAGGTCGTGGCGAAGCCCGACCAGTCGGCCGAAGCCCTGGCGGCGCTCGACCCGGTGCGCTCCGAGTGGGTGGTGGAGGTCTTCGGCACGGTGATCGCGCGCGATCCCGAGGCCGTGAATCCGAAAATGACGACCGGCGAGGTCGAAGTCCTGGCCGAGCGCGCCGTGGTGCTCTCGAAGGCCGACCCCCTGCCGTTCGCGATCGACTCGCGCGCCGAGGTGGCGGAGGAGACCCGCCTCAAGTACCGGTTTCTCGACCTGCGGCGACCGGAGTTGGCGAGGAACTTCCTGCTGCGCCACGAGATCACCCACGCGGTGCGCGCCTATTTTCACGAGCAGGGATTTCTCGACATCGAGACGCCGATCCTGACCAAGTCGACCCCCGAAGGGGCGCGCGACTATCTGGTGCCGTCGCGCGTCCACCGCGGCGAGTTCTACGCCCTGCCGCAGTCGCCGCAGCTCTTCAAACAACTGCTGATGATCGCCGGGTTCGAGAAGTACATGCAGATCGCGCGCTGTTTTCGCGACGAGGATCTGCGTGCCGACCGCCAGCCCGAGTTCACCCAGATCGACCTCGAGATGTCGTTCCCGACCGAAGAGGACATCTTCGAGCTCATCGAGGGGCTTTTCGCGCGCATCTTTCCGATGGTCGGAATCGCCGNNNNNNNNNNNNNNNNNNNNNNNNNNNNNNNNNNNNNNNNNNNNNNNNNNNNNNNNNNNNNNNNNNNNNNNNNNNNNNNNNNNNNNNNNNNNNNNNNNNNCTGCGTGCCGACCGCCAGCCCGAGTTCACCCAGATCGACCTCGAGATGTCGTTCCCGACCGAAGAGGACATCTTCGAGCTCATCGAGGGGCTTTTCGCGCGCATCTTTCCGATGGTCGGAATCGCCGTGGCGACGCCTTTTCGGCGACTGACCTATGACGACGCCATGGCGCGCTTCGGCAGCGACAAGCCCGATCTGCGCTTCGGCGTCGAGATCCAGGACGTGACGGCGGTCGCCGCGTCCTCGTCGTTCAAGGTCTTCCAGAAGGCCGCCGCCGAAGGCGGCGTGGTGCGCGCGATCGTGGTCCCTTCCGGCGCCGCGATCAGCCGCTCGCAGACCGACCTGTGGAGCGACTTCGTCAAGAAGCAGGGGCTGCCGGGCGTCCTGCTGCTCAGGCGCTCGAACGGCGAGCTCGCGTTCTCGGTCAAGCAGGGTCTCGCGCCCGAAGAGCTCGAGGCGATCGCCTCCGCCCTGGGGCTGGAGGAGGGCGGGATCGCGGTGCTCGCGGCGGGCAATCCGATGATCGTCTCGCCGGCCCTTGGCGCGCTGCGCCTCGAGCTGGCGCGGCAGCACGACTGGATTCCGGCCGATCGCTACGAGTTCCTCTGGGTGACCGGCTTCCCGCTGCTCGAGTGGGGGGCAGAAGAGAAGCGCTGGTTCTCGATGCATCACCCGTTCACCTCGCCCGACCTCACGGGGGTCGAGTCGCTCGCCGCCGATCCAGGGGCGCTGCGCGCCCGCGCCTACGACGTCGTGCTCAACGGGACCGAGCTTGGCGGCGGCTCGATCCGCATCCACGACCGCGACGTGCAGTCGCAGGTCTTCCGGCTGCTCGGCATCGGCGAGGAGGAGGCGCGCGAGCGCTTCGGCTTCCTGCTCGACGCGCTGCGACTGGGTGCACCGCCCCATGGCGGGCTGGCGCTCGGCCTCGACCGCATCGTGATGCTGATGACCGGGGCGCCGTCGTTGCGCGACGTCATCGCCTTCCCGAAGACCGCCTCGGCGAGCTGTCTGCTGACCGAAGCGCCGTCGGTCGTGGACGCCCGGCAGCTGCGCGAGCTCGGCCTTCTGCTCGCGCCGGGCGGCACCCCGACGGTTGCGACTCCCACGGCCCCCAAGGGCTGAGGCCGGGGTGGCTCACGCCGACGGAGCCCTGCACCTGCGCCACGCGCGGGGCGAAACCAGGATCGTCACCGGCGAAGGCTGCCTTGCCGGAGCGGTGGCGGCCCACCCCGGGCTCTGGCAGGGGAGAACCGTCTTCCTGATCTCGAGCCCGACGGTGCTGCGCCTGCAGCGGGAGGCGCTCGGCCCGCTCCGGGCCGCGGTCCCGGGGCTCGTCGAACTGGTGGTTCCCGACGGCGAGGCGGCCAAGTCGGTCGAGGTCGCAGGCCGGCTCTGGGAGGAGATGGCGTGCGCTGGCGGCAAACGCGACAGTGTCGTCGTCGCTTTCGGCGGCGGCAGCGTCGGCGATCTCGCCGGGTTCGTCGCCGCCACCTTCGTGCGCGGTGTCGCCTTCGTTCAGCTGCCGACCACGCTGCTGGCGCAGGTCGACGCCGCGATCGGCGGCAAGACGGCGATCGACATCGCTGCGGGCAAGAATCTGGTCGGCGCCTTTCATCAGCCCGAGCTCGTCGTCGCCGACAGCCGGATGCTCGGCACGCTGCCGCGCGCCGAGCTGCGGTCGGGCCTCGTCGAAGCGATCAAGATGGCCGCGCTGCTCGATCTCGACCTGCTCGCCCGAATCGAGGCCGACCTCGCGCGCCTGCTCGATGGGGATCCGGCGGCGCTCGCCCCGGTGGTGCGCGGCGCGGCCGCGGCCAAAGTCGGGGTTGTGCAGCGCGATCCGTTCGAGGGCGGCGAGCGTCAGCTGCTGAACTACGGTCACACCCTCGGACACGCGCTGGAGGCGGCCGCAGGTTATGGGACGATGCTCCACGGCGACGCCGTCGCCTGGGGAATGCGCTTTTGCCACCGACTGGCCCTGCGGCGCGGCGCCGACGCCTCTTTCCTGACGCGGATCGAGCACCTCCTCGACCGGCTCGGGCTGCCGGCGCTGCCGCCGGTCGGCGTCAGGGAAGTGGTCGCGAATCTGGCGCGCGACAAGAAGG
This window encodes:
- the aspS gene encoding aspartate--tRNA ligase, giving the protein MKRRGAGTLSRADIGSKVLLKAWVQRRRDHGGVLFLDLRDRSGVAQVVAKPDQSAEALAALDPVRSEWVVEVFGTVIARDPEAVNPKMTTGEVEVLAERAVVLSKADPLPFAIDSRAEVAEETRLKYRFLDLRRPELARNFLLRHEITHAVRAYFHEQGFLDIETPILTKSTPEGARDYLVPSRVHRGEFYALPQSPQLFKQLLMIAGFEKYMQIARCFRDEDLRADRQPEFTQIDLEMSFPTEEDIFELIEGLFARIFPMVGIA
- a CDS encoding 3-dehydroquinate synthase, whose protein sequence is MAHADGALHLRHARGETRIVTGEGCLAGAVAAHPGLWQGRTVFLISSPTVLRLQREALGPLRAAVPGLVELVVPDGEAAKSVEVAGRLWEEMACAGGKRDSVVVAFGGGSVGDLAGFVAATFVRGVAFVQLPTTLLAQVDAAIGGKTAIDIAAGKNLVGAFHQPELVVADSRMLGTLPRAELRSGLVEAIKMAALLDLDLLARIEADLARLLDGDPAALAPVVRGAAAAKVGVVQRDPFEGGERQLLNYGHTLGHALEAAAGYGTMLHGDAVAWGMRFCHRLALRRGADASFLTRIEHLLDRLGLPALPPVGVREVVANLARDKKARQSGLVWILPMAPARGERTTGIGEAEVASEVEAFLHHCRTGAGPV
- a CDS encoding histidine--tRNA ligase gives rise to the protein MAQRFQAPKGTRDILPADSALWAAVEAVARAVFGRYGFREIRTPIFEETELFARGVGESSDIVGKEMYSFVDKGDRNLTLRPENTAAVVRAYVEHGMARQPQPVKLFYIGPQFRYERPQKGRYRQFHQIGAELLGGKGAESDAEVLLMLVALLGELGFRDLKVLINTVGDEASRSAYREALVGYLESHREKLSDESLRRLSTNPLRILDSKSPQEQELLAGAPQLRDSLTGESRAHFAAVCAALQQFDVAFEVSPRLVRGLDYYTNTVFEIVSEGLGSQNAICGGGAYEGLVEELGGSPTYGVGFAIGEDRLLDVLPADSPARRAGLFLSVGPVVVTDSEKLPVKEGETSTVFGLVERLRRSGIPSVEGAGKQEKVYERAVAMLSPAIVYIGERRPGDGACNVRILSTGERLQLDESELAPTLKRFFPFTGAFESPAPAMSLPADAVADVDEE
- a CDS encoding gamma carbonic anhydrase family protein, whose amino-acid sequence is MPIYPYREKLPQLGSGVFLAPSADLAGEIEVGDDSSFWFHTAARGDVNWIRVGARTSVQDGTILHVTHERFPLLIGDDVVIGHSCMIHGCTLADACLVGIGARVLDGAVVESGAQVGAGAVVPPGMRVPAGQLALGVPAKIVRPLSDAEREAIREIARRYVRVKNEYLATLGRGF
- the aspS gene encoding aspartate--tRNA ligase produces the protein LRADRQPEFTQIDLEMSFPTEEDIFELIEGLFARIFPMVGIAVATPFRRLTYDDAMARFGSDKPDLRFGVEIQDVTAVAASSSFKVFQKAAAEGGVVRAIVVPSGAAISRSQTDLWSDFVKKQGLPGVLLLRRSNGELAFSVKQGLAPEELEAIASALGLEEGGIAVLAAGNPMIVSPALGALRLELARQHDWIPADRYEFLWVTGFPLLEWGAEEKRWFSMHHPFTSPDLTGVESLAADPGALRARAYDVVLNGTELGGGSIRIHDRDVQSQVFRLLGIGEEEARERFGFLLDALRLGAPPHGGLALGLDRIVMLMTGAPSLRDVIAFPKTASASCLLTEAPSVVDARQLRELGLLLAPGGTPTVATPTAPKG